A single region of the Pontimicrobium sp. SW4 genome encodes:
- the murI gene encoding glutamate racemase — MNKQPIGIFDSGVGGTSIWREIHTLLPFESAIYLADSINAPYGPKGEERIKELCIKNTELLLDKNCKLIVVACNTATTNAIDYLRANYTIPFIGIEPAIKPAALQTKTNAIGILATKGTLSSKLFHKTTNLFGNGINIIEQKGEGIVELIETGKLYSDEMKGLLNIYLKPMIEANIDHLVLGCTHYPYLMPILLEILPKHVKIIDSGEAVAKQTKAVLEKHQLLNTNKVKAKHTFFTNGNTKVLNELIGDGFKVEHLEF, encoded by the coding sequence TGGAGGGACTTCTATTTGGAGAGAAATCCATACATTACTACCTTTTGAAAGCGCTATCTATCTGGCAGATAGTATTAATGCTCCTTATGGTCCAAAAGGGGAAGAGCGTATTAAAGAACTTTGTATAAAAAATACAGAGCTTCTATTAGACAAAAACTGTAAACTAATTGTTGTTGCTTGTAACACAGCTACAACCAATGCCATTGATTATTTACGTGCTAACTATACTATTCCTTTTATTGGTATTGAACCAGCTATAAAACCAGCTGCATTACAAACTAAAACCAATGCTATTGGTATTTTGGCAACAAAAGGTACACTTTCAAGTAAGCTTTTTCATAAAACCACCAACCTATTTGGGAATGGCATTAATATCATAGAACAAAAGGGTGAAGGTATTGTAGAGCTTATTGAAACTGGGAAATTATATTCCGATGAAATGAAAGGGTTGCTAAACATCTATTTAAAACCTATGATAGAAGCCAATATAGATCATTTAGTGCTTGGTTGCACACATTACCCATACTTAATGCCAATATTACTTGAAATACTCCCAAAACATGTTAAAATAATCGATTCTGGTGAGGCAGTTGCTAAACAAACTAAGGCCGTTTTAGAAAAACATCAATTACTTAATACAAATAAAGTAAAAGCTAAACATACATTTTTTACAAATGGAAATACTAAGGTTTTGAATGAACTTATAGGCGATGGTTTTAAGGTTGAACATTTGGAGTTCTAA
- a CDS encoding gamma carbonic anhydrase family protein — translation MPIIKPVKGKSPNIPNDCYIAENATIVGEVTMGNQCSIWFNAVIRGDVHYIKLGNKVNVQDGAVIHATYKTSPTTIGNNVSIGHNAIVHGCTIQDNVLIGMGSIVMDDCVVESNSIIAAGAVVTKNTRVEAGSIYAGTPAKKIKDISKELISGEINRIADNYVKYSSWFKE, via the coding sequence ATGCCAATAATAAAACCAGTAAAAGGAAAATCACCAAACATACCAAACGATTGTTACATCGCGGAAAACGCAACTATTGTGGGTGAAGTCACTATGGGAAACCAATGCAGTATTTGGTTTAATGCAGTAATTCGTGGTGATGTGCATTACATAAAGCTAGGGAATAAAGTAAACGTACAAGATGGAGCAGTGATTCATGCAACTTATAAAACCTCACCAACAACCATTGGAAATAATGTGTCTATTGGTCATAATGCCATTGTACATGGTTGTACTATTCAAGATAATGTACTTATAGGTATGGGAAGTATAGTGATGGATGATTGTGTGGTTGAAAGCAATAGTATTATAGCTGCAGGCGCTGTTGTTACTAAAAATACTAGAGTGGAAGCAGGTAGTATTTATGCTGGAACTCCTGCAAAAAAAATAAAAGATATTAGCAAGGAACTTATTTCAGGAGAAATCAACAGAATTGCAGATAATTATGTGAAATATTCCAGTTGGTTTAAGGAGTAA
- a CDS encoding LytTR family DNA-binding domain-containing protein, which translates to MKLKSIIVEDEETSREILKNYLKKYCPNVEVLAEAANVDEALLLIRNNELDLVFLDVEMPFGNAFDLLEKVGDRDFETVFVTAYNHYAIDALNAHASYYLMKPISIDELIKAVDYVVEIKTKEDALQDQVLIPKTNNVNGKITIPQQDGFEVLETANILYCKADDNYTEIYLNNNKKKLVSKTLKYFEDALTDSGFARVHKSYLVNVNEVVKYIKGKGGSVMLSNGKEIMVSASKKSDLLSYFK; encoded by the coding sequence ATGAAACTAAAATCTATCATAGTAGAAGACGAAGAAACAAGCAGAGAAATTTTAAAAAATTATCTTAAAAAATATTGTCCTAATGTTGAGGTGCTAGCCGAAGCTGCTAATGTTGACGAAGCGTTATTACTTATAAGAAATAATGAATTAGATCTCGTGTTTTTAGATGTAGAAATGCCATTTGGTAATGCATTTGATTTACTGGAAAAAGTTGGTGATAGAGATTTTGAAACAGTGTTTGTAACTGCCTATAACCATTATGCAATTGACGCTTTAAATGCACATGCGAGTTATTATTTAATGAAACCCATTTCTATTGACGAACTTATAAAAGCAGTAGATTACGTCGTTGAAATTAAAACGAAAGAAGACGCTTTGCAAGACCAAGTATTAATTCCTAAAACAAATAATGTAAACGGTAAAATAACTATTCCGCAACAAGATGGATTTGAGGTATTGGAAACTGCCAATATTTTATATTGTAAAGCCGACGATAATTATACCGAGATTTATTTAAACAACAACAAAAAGAAGCTAGTTAGTAAAACGCTTAAGTATTTTGAAGATGCGTTAACAGATTCAGGATTTGCTAGAGTGCATAAAAGTTACTTGGTAAATGTCAATGAAGTTGTTAAATACATAAAAGGAAAAGGAGGGAGTGTTATGTTAAGTAACGGAAAAGAGATTATGGTCTCAGCCTCTAAAAAATCAGATTTATTATCATATTTTAAATAA
- a CDS encoding histidine kinase yields the protein MIKLARHITILLVLLFSSSMLAQEVNNEAVKEIFVVRGSVLEKSTYKPIPKVNILVNGGAYTTTNSLGEFKINASKGDELIIKHNDFETIYYIIQDNERIRVEVEHNDSKNFISKISKRDAGAFKSLIDSADTYLKKDAEKSIQFITDALTVSSTVKENAEVYETLGDVYFEWKQYDLAISNYRISLQNIDENGVRLKLAKSFQFNENYQESIDEYLSINKDDLSNWQLTSLYEGLGDVYVVTQDFVAAINAYKEGLQVAQKHLITPKITDLNSKIAEAYNASGAIKKAEGYFQNSLELASKENKKRAVEEKVKVADFESKNKEYGKEIELRKQALVEINDIERDSIFNNESAITPQKQNYKIGSAYAIQKDFPNAIQYLEKSIEEANNKEDLVVQKDATRKLAEVFRDDGDIDKAISTTRIYERLVDELYIKKEQEISQAARLAKDLAIKQNRITSLESDRALSESKYQLTIERNKRQKLIIYSLIGGLLLLLIAVYSMLKNMKQQKLNNNLLALKSLRSQMNPHFIFNALNSVNSFIANNDERTANKYLSDFSLLMRAVLENSEEDFIPLEKEIELLKLYTKLEHFRFKDKFDYDIIIDENVKVNEFQIPPMLLQPYIENAVWHGLRYKTEKGQLNINISQVDKDELKISITDDGIGRDKSKAMKTENQKKHRSKGLGNIKKRVAILNEMYKDKVDVFIDDYLDTEDSGTKVVVTLKKIK from the coding sequence GTAAGAGGGTCGGTGTTAGAAAAAAGTACTTATAAACCTATCCCGAAAGTAAATATTCTAGTAAATGGAGGTGCTTATACTACCACTAATTCGCTTGGAGAATTCAAAATTAATGCATCTAAAGGTGATGAACTCATTATAAAACATAATGATTTTGAAACCATTTACTATATTATTCAAGATAACGAGCGTATTAGAGTTGAGGTAGAGCATAATGACTCAAAAAACTTTATCAGCAAAATTTCTAAAAGAGATGCTGGTGCTTTTAAATCTTTAATAGATTCTGCAGATACCTATTTAAAAAAAGATGCAGAAAAAAGTATCCAATTTATTACCGATGCTTTGACTGTATCTAGTACTGTAAAAGAAAATGCTGAAGTTTATGAAACTTTAGGTGATGTATATTTCGAGTGGAAGCAATATGATTTAGCTATTTCAAATTACCGAATAAGCCTTCAAAATATTGATGAAAATGGTGTGAGGTTAAAACTTGCTAAATCATTTCAATTCAATGAAAATTATCAGGAAAGTATTGATGAATATCTATCAATAAATAAAGACGATTTATCCAATTGGCAATTAACCAGCCTTTATGAAGGTTTAGGAGATGTCTATGTGGTTACTCAAGATTTTGTTGCTGCCATTAATGCTTACAAGGAAGGTCTTCAAGTAGCTCAAAAACATTTAATAACTCCCAAAATTACTGATTTAAATTCAAAAATAGCCGAAGCATATAATGCTTCTGGAGCTATTAAAAAAGCTGAAGGGTATTTTCAAAACTCTCTTGAACTTGCTTCCAAAGAAAACAAAAAAAGAGCAGTTGAAGAAAAAGTAAAAGTTGCTGATTTTGAAAGTAAGAATAAAGAATATGGTAAAGAAATTGAACTTAGGAAGCAAGCACTTGTTGAAATAAATGATATTGAAAGAGATTCCATTTTTAATAACGAAAGTGCCATTACGCCTCAAAAACAGAATTATAAAATAGGAAGTGCGTACGCCATACAAAAAGATTTTCCTAATGCCATTCAATACCTTGAAAAGAGTATTGAAGAAGCAAATAACAAGGAAGATTTAGTAGTGCAGAAAGATGCTACTAGAAAACTTGCTGAAGTCTTTAGAGATGACGGAGATATTGATAAAGCTATTTCAACAACAAGAATCTATGAACGATTAGTAGACGAGCTTTATATAAAAAAAGAACAAGAAATATCGCAGGCAGCACGTTTAGCAAAAGATTTAGCAATAAAACAAAATCGTATTACAAGCCTTGAAAGTGATCGTGCATTATCCGAAAGTAAATACCAATTAACAATAGAGCGAAATAAGCGTCAAAAGCTTATTATTTATTCATTAATAGGAGGTTTGTTGTTATTGCTTATTGCAGTATATTCAATGTTAAAAAACATGAAACAGCAAAAGTTAAATAATAATCTTTTAGCATTAAAATCGCTACGTAGTCAAATGAATCCGCATTTTATATTTAATGCATTAAACTCTGTTAATAGTTTTATCGCAAACAATGATGAACGTACTGCTAATAAATATTTATCTGATTTTTCACTCTTGATGCGCGCAGTATTGGAAAACAGCGAAGAAGATTTTATTCCCTTAGAAAAGGAAATAGAATTACTTAAACTTTACACCAAATTAGAGCATTTTAGATTTAAAGATAAGTTTGATTACGATATTATTATTGATGAGAATGTAAAAGTAAACGAGTTCCAAATACCACCTATGTTATTGCAACCATATATTGAGAATGCTGTGTGGCATGGATTAAGGTATAAAACAGAGAAAGGACAATTAAACATCAATATCTCTCAAGTCGATAAAGATGAATTAAAAATAAGTATCACAGATGATGGTATTGGACGCGATAAATCCAAAGCCATGAAAACCGAAAATCAAAAAAAGCACAGATCTAAAGGATTGGGGAATATTAAAAAACGTGTGGCTATTTTAAACGAGATGTATAAAGATAAAGTCGATGTATTTATTGACGATTATTTAGATACCGAAGATTCAGGAACTAAAGTTGTGGTAACCTTAAAAAAGATTAAATGA